The following proteins come from a genomic window of Halorubrum lacusprofundi ATCC 49239:
- a CDS encoding DUF7509 family protein codes for MTVEITRDVIAERLGHVTYDRFLFYLMGPYKSFNLNYVLSEKERQEIDVEDLPGPLRQLFQSKEEIDAAQALLRRVQGALRVKPGVNAFLALDVDVDTDNVDAATQSIKYTRCSNATAFILPFLGHNFGVGEEAGSILEALSETHSDRFIFVHENDVTSAMIRSAQVRWDLRVETYATESELISKLRLFAGGIMHQERRGDLDRLD; via the coding sequence ATGACTGTGGAGATTACGCGTGACGTGATTGCCGAACGGTTAGGTCACGTAACGTACGACCGGTTTCTCTTCTACTTGATGGGTCCATACAAATCGTTCAATCTTAACTACGTTCTCAGCGAGAAAGAGCGCCAGGAAATTGACGTAGAGGACCTCCCAGGGCCGCTCCGGCAATTATTTCAGAGCAAAGAAGAGATCGACGCGGCGCAGGCACTGCTACGACGGGTACAGGGAGCACTTCGTGTGAAACCCGGAGTAAACGCATTTCTCGCTCTTGACGTTGACGTGGATACTGATAATGTAGACGCGGCGACTCAAAGTATTAAATACACGCGGTGTAGTAACGCGACTGCGTTCATCTTACCGTTTCTCGGCCATAATTTCGGCGTCGGAGAAGAAGCTGGGAGTATTCTGGAGGCACTTTCGGAAACACACAGTGACCGGTTCATCTTCGTTCATGAGAACGATGTTACGAGTGCGATGATACGATCTGCACAGGTGCGATGGGACCTCCGGGTGGAAACGTATGCGACCGAGTCAGAACTCATTTCGAAACTTCGGCTGTTCGCTGGTGGCATCATGCATCAAGAGCGCCGGGGAGATCTCGATCGGTTGGATTGA
- a CDS encoding ISH3-like element ISHla1 family transposase: MSKTKQADGEIHEDQLLNFLVNRLDEEVSLSLANNAEITAEDIYEVLVGACADGTSVSTLCASSQNSPAGNTVLYHLRTKFEPERLERVANTLLRKDLDELLPEQVEVCADLHLRPYYGDEDDTDGLYHSVAKRGTTAFHAYATLYARVKNKRYTLAVRRLKDGDTASSVLAEFFGVLDGLDAGVKAVYLDRGFYDSKCLTLLQAHNYAYVIPIIRWGEAIQQELSEGWSRVIQHDLTGKLDGHSWTVDFPVYIDCTYLNGKYDENGVARHGYAADAPFIDSPRDARYHYSKRFGIESSYRLFEQAIATTTTRDPTVRLLYVVVSLLLQNVWRYLHYEYVATPRRGGRRLWWWPYKEFVNMIRRAAWTALAVRRAVPANRPPDDRFHR; encoded by the coding sequence GTGTCTAAAACCAAACAAGCAGACGGTGAGATCCACGAGGACCAGCTTCTTAACTTTCTCGTCAACCGCCTTGACGAGGAAGTTTCGCTCTCGTTAGCCAATAACGCTGAAATCACTGCTGAAGACATCTATGAGGTCCTCGTCGGCGCTTGCGCCGACGGGACCTCTGTCTCTACGCTCTGTGCGTCGAGCCAGAACTCACCCGCTGGGAACACGGTCCTCTACCATCTTCGGACGAAGTTCGAGCCGGAACGGCTCGAACGAGTCGCTAACACGCTCCTGCGAAAGGATCTCGATGAATTGCTCCCCGAACAGGTGGAGGTCTGCGCAGACCTCCACCTGCGGCCCTACTACGGTGACGAAGACGACACAGACGGCCTCTATCACTCGGTAGCGAAGCGTGGAACCACTGCGTTCCACGCCTATGCCACACTCTACGCGCGTGTGAAGAACAAACGCTACACGCTGGCGGTACGCCGTCTCAAAGACGGCGATACCGCAAGTAGTGTCCTCGCTGAGTTCTTCGGTGTCCTCGACGGCCTTGACGCCGGGGTCAAGGCCGTCTACCTTGATCGCGGATTCTACGACAGTAAGTGTCTCACGCTGCTTCAGGCGCACAATTACGCGTACGTGATCCCGATCATCCGGTGGGGTGAGGCGATTCAGCAAGAGCTCTCGGAAGGATGGAGTCGCGTCATTCAGCATGATCTGACGGGGAAACTCGACGGTCACAGCTGGACCGTCGATTTTCCCGTCTACATCGACTGTACGTACCTAAATGGGAAGTATGACGAGAACGGTGTGGCGCGTCACGGCTACGCCGCTGACGCGCCGTTCATCGACTCACCACGGGACGCTCGATACCACTACTCGAAACGCTTCGGTATCGAGTCAAGCTATCGCTTGTTTGAGCAAGCGATAGCGACAACGACAACACGAGATCCAACGGTACGGCTGCTGTACGTGGTGGTGAGTCTCCTCTTACAGAACGTCTGGCGGTACCTTCACTACGAGTATGTGGCGACGCCCCGCCGAGGCGGGCGTCGCCTCTGGTGGTGGCCGTACAAGGAGTTCGTCAATATGATTCGACGAGCTGCGTGGACGGCCCTCGCGGTGCGTCGGGCCGTCCCCGCGAATCGGCCACCTGACGACCGATTCCACCGCTAA
- a CDS encoding amidase, whose translation MTSSNNQTDLCYASATALAADIRRGERSPVAVVDAFLDRIERVNPEINAYVTVCSESAREAAREAERAVERGDDIGPLHGVPVAIKDLNRVAGVRTTFGSPAFADHVPEHDDVVVSRLREAGAIILGKTNTPEFGRKTKTDNPVFGASGNPWDPSRTTGGSSGGSAAAVAAGLAPIALGSDAAGSIRIPSSACGVFGFLPDFGRVPAGPVRSDAFQDLLPYTFLGPIARTVSDAALMIEAISGPDTADPNGLPTPTGSYRDAVESAPDLADLRIGYSPDFGDFVVSKSVSETVESALDDLSAAGATVEEVEIPFEGSWEERHDAIEWILQSRYVGLYENLKQDSDVDLLTIDEPITPEVRSRIRAGLELDTTTLATARRRRTAVYDAITEALEDVDVLVTPTLGRTAFGLDVDNPTVDGESVHRMHGWTLTWPLNLSGHPAASIPVGFDDSGLPIGMQVVGGRLEDRKVMSASAAIEETIPWKNAYPPEAIEGDR comes from the coding sequence ATGACCTCAAGTAACAACCAAACTGATCTCTGTTACGCCTCTGCAACGGCGCTCGCTGCGGACATTCGCCGCGGAGAGCGCTCGCCAGTTGCGGTCGTCGACGCGTTCCTCGATCGGATCGAGCGGGTGAATCCCGAGATCAACGCGTATGTCACGGTGTGTTCGGAGTCGGCTAGAGAGGCCGCACGTGAGGCCGAGCGCGCTGTCGAACGCGGTGACGACATCGGCCCGCTTCACGGTGTCCCGGTTGCGATCAAGGATCTAAACCGCGTCGCTGGCGTGCGGACCACGTTCGGATCCCCGGCCTTCGCTGACCACGTTCCGGAGCACGACGACGTCGTCGTCTCACGACTTCGGGAGGCAGGGGCGATCATCCTTGGAAAGACGAACACTCCCGAATTCGGCCGTAAAACCAAGACGGATAACCCAGTATTCGGCGCGTCCGGGAACCCGTGGGACCCGAGTCGGACGACCGGCGGTTCTTCGGGCGGAAGCGCAGCGGCGGTCGCCGCCGGGTTAGCGCCGATCGCGCTCGGATCCGACGCGGCGGGTTCGATCCGGATCCCGTCAAGCGCCTGTGGCGTGTTTGGGTTTCTGCCGGACTTCGGCCGCGTACCTGCGGGGCCGGTTCGTTCCGACGCGTTCCAAGATCTGCTCCCGTACACGTTCCTCGGCCCGATCGCTCGGACTGTCTCGGACGCGGCGCTCATGATCGAGGCGATTTCGGGACCCGACACCGCTGACCCTAATGGACTCCCTACGCCGACCGGTTCCTACCGCGACGCAGTCGAGTCAGCCCCTGATCTTGCTGACCTCCGGATCGGTTACTCACCGGACTTTGGTGACTTCGTCGTCTCCAAGTCGGTCTCGGAAACGGTTGAATCAGCGCTTGATGACCTATCGGCGGCCGGCGCGACCGTTGAGGAGGTCGAGATTCCCTTCGAAGGAAGTTGGGAGGAGCGTCACGACGCGATCGAGTGGATCCTCCAGTCTCGATACGTGGGGCTATATGAGAATCTCAAGCAGGATTCCGACGTCGATCTGTTGACGATCGATGAACCGATCACGCCCGAGGTCCGCTCGCGGATCCGGGCCGGGCTCGAACTCGATACCACGACTCTTGCGACGGCACGCCGCCGCAGAACTGCGGTATACGACGCGATTACCGAGGCGCTTGAAGACGTCGACGTGCTTGTGACGCCGACGCTCGGCCGAACCGCGTTCGGTCTCGATGTCGACAACCCGACCGTGGACGGAGAGTCTGTTCACCGCATGCACGGCTGGACGCTTACGTGGCCGTTGAACCTCAGCGGACATCCCGCGGCCTCGATCCCTGTCGGGTTTGACGACTCCGGGCTCCCAATCGGAATGCAGGTCGTTGGTGGCCGGCTCGAAGACCGTAAAGTGATGTCCGCAAGTGCGGCGATTGAGGAGACAATCCCTTGGAAGAACGCGTATCCCCCGGAAGCGATCGAAGGTGACAGATGA
- a CDS encoding ABC transporter ATP-binding protein has product MTPVLSVDNVKKRFGGIVAVDGLNLEVEPGEIVGLIGPNGAGKTTTLNLITGFLTPNEGRISLNGTEVTGDSPDSISKSGIGRTFQISKPFGRLSVYENLLVPNVSCGPTEQEARIDRLLQELHLEEVRENRADELSGGQKKLLELARVLMLEPDLILLDEPAAGINPALMDDIIDDIQRINEQGTAILVIEHDMSVISELCERVVVMNAGRNIASGTFEEIRGDETVCEAYLGGT; this is encoded by the coding sequence ATGACACCAGTACTCTCAGTCGACAACGTCAAGAAACGGTTCGGTGGTATCGTCGCCGTTGACGGGCTGAACCTGGAGGTAGAGCCTGGTGAAATCGTCGGTCTGATCGGTCCGAACGGGGCCGGTAAGACGACCACGCTCAACCTTATCACTGGGTTCTTGACCCCGAACGAGGGACGAATCTCGCTCAACGGGACCGAGGTCACCGGCGACTCGCCGGACTCGATCTCGAAGAGCGGGATCGGCCGGACCTTTCAGATCTCGAAGCCGTTCGGCCGGCTCTCCGTGTACGAGAACCTGCTCGTTCCGAACGTCTCGTGCGGTCCAACTGAACAAGAGGCCCGGATCGACCGGCTACTCCAAGAGCTACACCTTGAGGAGGTACGGGAGAACCGCGCCGACGAGCTCAGTGGCGGCCAGAAGAAACTGCTCGAACTCGCGCGAGTGCTGATGCTCGAACCCGACCTGATCCTGCTTGACGAACCCGCGGCGGGGATCAACCCGGCACTGATGGACGACATCATAGACGACATTCAGCGTATCAACGAGCAGGGTACCGCGATCCTCGTTATCGAACACGACATGTCCGTAATAAGTGAACTCTGTGAACGCGTCGTCGTGATGAACGCCGGTCGAAACATCGCCTCGGGAACCTTCGAGGAGATCCGTGGAGACGAGACGGTCTGTGAGGCGTACCTCGGGGGAACCTGA
- a CDS encoding branched-chain amino acid ABC transporter permease: protein MVSIELLVQQVVNGLLFGGQLALMAVGLTLIWGVARVLNFGHGAMFMVGGFVGYFTLGATGNIVVAVVSAALVVFALGYLTEVALIRPLRDREEFGIPSMVVTLGLAFFLENAFIVWIGSQRESFPRFTSVVWDIGGITLSAQRVLIFVISLVALGLLFYVIARTKLGLGIRAVSQDNDTALLMGVRPNRIYAITFGISAALAGLAGVLLAPLFAVYPSVGWYPFLLSFVVVMVGGLGSVRGTLLSAMGLAIIRSVSTIWVSSEMAMVILFGIMILVLALYPDGIGGYLE from the coding sequence ATGGTTAGTATCGAACTACTTGTCCAGCAAGTGGTCAACGGGCTGCTATTCGGCGGTCAGCTCGCCCTGATGGCGGTCGGTCTCACGTTGATCTGGGGCGTCGCCCGGGTGTTAAACTTCGGTCACGGGGCGATGTTCATGGTCGGCGGATTTGTGGGCTACTTCACCCTCGGTGCGACCGGAAACATAGTCGTGGCAGTTGTTTCTGCGGCCCTCGTCGTCTTCGCTCTTGGATACCTGACCGAGGTCGCACTCATCAGACCCCTTCGTGACCGTGAAGAGTTCGGAATCCCGTCAATGGTGGTCACCCTCGGACTTGCGTTCTTCCTTGAGAACGCCTTCATCGTCTGGATCGGCTCACAACGCGAATCGTTCCCGCGATTCACCAGCGTGGTCTGGGATATCGGCGGAATTACCTTGAGCGCACAGCGGGTGCTGATCTTCGTTATCTCGCTCGTCGCTCTGGGGCTCCTGTTCTACGTCATCGCTCGAACCAAACTCGGACTCGGTATTCGCGCGGTCTCTCAAGACAATGACACGGCGCTGCTGATGGGCGTTCGCCCGAACCGAATCTACGCGATAACCTTCGGAATCAGTGCTGCGCTTGCGGGGCTCGCGGGAGTCCTGTTGGCCCCGCTTTTTGCCGTCTATCCATCAGTTGGGTGGTACCCGTTCCTCCTCTCGTTCGTTGTCGTGATGGTCGGTGGGCTCGGGAGCGTTCGGGGTACACTGCTGTCGGCGATGGGGCTTGCGATCATACGGAGCGTCAGTACTATTTGGGTCTCCAGTGAGATGGCGATGGTCATCCTCTTCGGAATTATGATACTCGTACTTGCCTTGTACCCAGACGGAATCGGGGGGTACCTCGAATGA
- a CDS encoding GNAT family N-acetyltransferase, with the protein MAEEGYQLFAGYVNDEPIAVAGVTISTNFYLGRHAYVYDLVVDENNRSKGYGAELLEYVHNWAADNDCVAVELESGLWREDAHRFYLDLDYEKYCYSFKYDLK; encoded by the coding sequence ATGGCCGAGGAGGGCTACCAGCTGTTCGCAGGTTACGTAAACGACGAACCGATTGCTGTCGCCGGGGTCACAATCTCGACGAACTTCTACCTTGGCCGACACGCGTACGTCTACGACCTGGTCGTCGATGAGAATAATCGCTCGAAAGGGTACGGAGCGGAACTTCTCGAATACGTTCACAACTGGGCCGCGGACAACGATTGCGTGGCTGTCGAGCTCGAGTCGGGACTCTGGCGCGAAGATGCGCACCGATTCTATCTCGACCTCGACTACGAAAAATACTGCTACTCATTTAAATATGACCTCAAGTAA
- a CDS encoding helix-turn-helix domain-containing protein, with the protein MYEVCGEKELKVILALDPGDSISGVARKIDENRETIRRVVNRLEEAGYVAYDDGLHLVDQTLRDAGLEFLTASANISPPSIAEAYVLPQFAGMEYAYTGIDAVYVWTRGGYQVARDPEDYPLFIAVHEPDLDAWTAFFDRFGIPTAEERLPAADLNSAIQVVLKPRPQIEPERVDGRPVISLQETVAFANEHYAHFQSALDMLGRMYDSVDTDANYRPN; encoded by the coding sequence ATGTACGAAGTGTGCGGTGAGAAGGAACTCAAGGTCATCCTCGCGCTTGACCCGGGCGATTCCATCTCCGGCGTCGCGCGGAAGATCGACGAGAACCGGGAGACGATTCGGCGCGTCGTGAATCGCCTCGAGGAGGCGGGATACGTCGCGTACGACGATGGGCTCCATCTCGTCGATCAGACGCTCCGAGACGCCGGTCTCGAGTTCCTGACGGCGTCAGCAAACATCTCGCCGCCATCCATAGCGGAGGCGTATGTCCTCCCGCAGTTCGCGGGGATGGAGTATGCATACACTGGCATCGATGCGGTCTACGTCTGGACCCGCGGTGGCTACCAAGTCGCTCGCGACCCAGAAGACTATCCGCTGTTCATCGCCGTCCACGAGCCCGACCTCGACGCCTGGACGGCGTTCTTCGACCGGTTCGGAATCCCGACTGCGGAAGAACGCCTGCCCGCTGCCGACCTCAATAGTGCGATTCAGGTGGTACTCAAGCCGCGGCCACAGATCGAACCCGAGAGGGTCGACGGACGGCCCGTTATCTCCCTTCAAGAAACCGTAGCGTTCGCAAACGAGCACTACGCCCACTTCCAGTCGGCGCTCGACATGCTCGGCCGCATGTACGACAGCGTCGACACTGACGCGAACTACCGTCCAAACTGA
- a CDS encoding DUF7389 domain-containing protein, with product MSDHTQQPRKSAESPQNRERQAPTEYVERSDVGVSLTVKLTRGTGTRDQDKITAKVKGKTLEDAREDMETLREYIHDLAEDTRQIQPADPHE from the coding sequence ATGTCAGACCACACCCAGCAGCCTCGTAAGAGCGCAGAATCGCCGCAGAACCGTGAGCGTCAGGCACCAACCGAGTACGTCGAGCGAAGCGATGTCGGCGTCTCACTCACCGTCAAACTCACTCGCGGTACTGGCACCCGCGATCAAGACAAGATCACGGCCAAAGTGAAGGGTAAGACGCTCGAAGACGCCCGCGAGGATATGGAAACCCTCCGCGAGTATATCCACGACCTCGCTGAGGACACTCGCCAGATCCAGCCAGCCGACCCACACGAATAG
- a CDS encoding ABC transporter ATP-binding protein → MSLIELDAVDAGYGENQVLHDLSVTVSEDRVNCIIGPNGSGKSTMLKSIFGMVDVWNGTVTIRGEDVTNDHPREVLERGVVMLPQGGSVFPDMSVKENLRMGAYLIDDEEFLGRQYEEVFDMFPVLEEKRAQRAGDLSGGQQMMVAFGRALMPDPDILLLDEPSAGLAPDLVDDVFEQVEVLKDRGRDMLIIEQNVRRVLEIAEYVYVLDQGRLEYEGETESLRNEEDIMEMYIGERHK, encoded by the coding sequence ATGAGCCTCATCGAACTCGACGCCGTCGATGCCGGATATGGCGAGAATCAGGTCCTCCACGACCTCTCAGTCACGGTCTCCGAGGATCGGGTGAACTGTATCATCGGCCCAAACGGCTCTGGAAAGTCGACCATGTTGAAGTCCATCTTCGGGATGGTCGACGTCTGGAACGGTACGGTCACCATCCGAGGAGAGGACGTAACGAATGACCATCCTCGTGAGGTACTCGAACGGGGGGTCGTAATGCTCCCACAGGGGGGAAGCGTCTTTCCGGACATGAGCGTCAAGGAGAACCTCCGGATGGGTGCCTACCTCATCGACGATGAGGAGTTTCTCGGCCGTCAGTACGAGGAGGTATTCGATATGTTCCCCGTGCTCGAAGAGAAGCGCGCCCAGCGAGCCGGCGACCTCAGTGGTGGTCAACAGATGATGGTCGCGTTCGGACGGGCGTTGATGCCTGACCCTGATATTCTGTTGTTAGACGAGCCGAGCGCGGGGCTTGCACCTGACCTCGTCGACGATGTCTTCGAGCAGGTGGAGGTCCTGAAGGATCGCGGGCGAGACATGCTCATCATCGAACAGAACGTGCGACGAGTGCTTGAGATTGCCGAGTACGTCTACGTCCTCGACCAAGGACGACTGGAGTACGAGGGCGAGACCGAGTCGCTCCGCAACGAGGAAGACATAATGGAGATGTACATCGGAGAACGCCACAAATGA
- a CDS encoding winged helix-turn-helix domain-containing protein: protein MATNHTQTAGGEFPEDPEELLPEESVLSLDEYLAMHAAVGHRTRYEILYRLVHGGDMSPKELEGVIGIDDSTLHYHLNKLVDVGLVEKRQQTERGQDGLYTYYRATVFGEVTLTKGVDELIRGEEDFETMYNSSADRR, encoded by the coding sequence ATGGCGACGAACCACACACAGACAGCCGGAGGAGAATTTCCAGAGGATCCCGAAGAATTACTGCCGGAAGAGAGTGTCCTCAGCCTTGACGAGTATCTTGCAATGCACGCAGCCGTGGGGCATCGGACCAGATACGAGATCCTCTACCGGCTCGTCCACGGCGGTGACATGAGTCCTAAAGAACTAGAGGGAGTGATCGGGATCGATGACAGCACCCTCCACTACCACCTCAACAAACTTGTTGATGTGGGCCTCGTCGAAAAACGCCAGCAGACCGAGCGGGGCCAAGATGGCTTGTATACGTACTACCGAGCGACAGTGTTCGGAGAAGTAACGCTCACAAAGGGTGTCGACGAATTGATCCGCGGTGAAGAAGACTTCGAGACGATGTACAACAGTTCAGCCGATCGCCGATAG